One window of the Runella slithyformis DSM 19594 genome contains the following:
- a CDS encoding sugar kinase, with product MSTGKTICCFGELLLRFSPQLNGEWINRASMPVFIGGAELNVANALANWKVPVRYSTVLPENQLSTEIKAYIEEKGIETSGIRHFGSRIGAYYLPQGADLKNAGVIYDRAFSSFSELTVGKVDWEEVLKGCSWFHFSAISPALSQEVADACLEAVQVAARLGLTVSVDLNYRAKLWQFGKKPVEIMPALAQYCDVIMGNIWAANTLLGIPVDRTAEQNPTQEKYLAHSIATAEALQVAFPKCKVVAHTFRFDAFQQGIQYYTTLYKDGKQYVSPEFTTEKVVDKVGSGDCFMGGLIYGLSQHHAPQDIIDFAAAAAFGKLQEYGDASQQTVEDVNRTLQNVLSEN from the coding sequence TTGAGTACGGGAAAAACCATTTGTTGTTTTGGGGAATTATTGTTGCGCTTTTCGCCGCAGCTCAATGGTGAGTGGATCAACCGGGCGAGTATGCCGGTGTTTATCGGAGGGGCTGAGCTCAATGTTGCCAATGCCCTGGCCAATTGGAAGGTACCGGTGCGTTACAGTACCGTTTTGCCCGAAAATCAACTGTCAACCGAAATCAAAGCCTATATCGAAGAAAAAGGCATCGAAACCTCCGGTATCCGGCATTTCGGCTCGCGCATCGGAGCGTATTATCTGCCGCAGGGGGCTGATCTGAAAAATGCCGGTGTGATTTATGACCGTGCCTTTTCTTCCTTTTCAGAATTAACGGTGGGAAAAGTAGATTGGGAAGAAGTACTGAAAGGGTGCTCGTGGTTTCATTTCAGCGCCATCAGTCCTGCCCTCAGTCAAGAGGTAGCCGATGCCTGTCTGGAGGCCGTACAGGTGGCTGCACGTTTGGGGCTTACCGTTTCCGTTGACCTGAATTACCGCGCCAAACTCTGGCAATTCGGCAAAAAGCCCGTGGAGATCATGCCCGCACTGGCGCAGTACTGCGACGTTATCATGGGCAATATTTGGGCCGCCAATACGCTGCTGGGCATTCCGGTCGACAGAACGGCGGAGCAGAATCCTACGCAGGAAAAATACCTTGCCCACAGCATTGCCACCGCCGAAGCCCTTCAGGTGGCTTTTCCTAAATGCAAAGTCGTTGCCCATACTTTTCGTTTTGATGCTTTCCAACAGGGGATTCAGTATTACACTACCTTATACAAAGACGGAAAACAGTATGTTTCGCCCGAATTTACGACCGAGAAAGTGGTGGACAAAGTAGGCAGCGGCGATTGTTTTATGGGTGGGCTTATTTATGGATTGAGTCAGCATCATGCCCCGCAGGACATCATTGATTTTGCGGCAGCGGCGGCGTTCGGCAAGTTGCAGGAATACGGCGATGCCTCGCAGCAAACCGTCGAAGATGTAAACAGAACGCTGCAAAACGTTCTGAGTGAGAATTAA
- a CDS encoding bifunctional 4-hydroxy-2-oxoglutarate aldolase/2-dehydro-3-deoxy-phosphogluconate aldolase yields MAFDPQHIYQTLASAPIVPVFFHPDAETTCRIIKACYDGGIRAFEFTNRGENAKEVFKVLRGYISTNYPEMALGIGTVFTALQAQEFIAMGADFVVQPCTSTDVAEVCKAQNIAWMPGAMTVSEVYNATQLGAEIVKIFPGNVVGSGFVKALKGPLPRVKVMVTGGVEPTPESLKEWFGAGVTAVGIGSQLFPKATVEAGNFEEITQKINTLLNFYQTLVTTT; encoded by the coding sequence ATGGCCTTTGACCCACAACATATTTATCAGACCCTGGCAAGTGCTCCCATCGTGCCGGTCTTTTTTCATCCCGATGCGGAAACAACCTGTCGGATCATCAAAGCCTGTTATGACGGCGGTATCAGGGCGTTTGAGTTTACCAACCGCGGCGAGAACGCCAAAGAAGTTTTCAAAGTATTGCGTGGGTATATCAGTACAAATTACCCGGAAATGGCTTTAGGTATTGGAACCGTTTTTACGGCTTTGCAGGCACAGGAGTTTATCGCGATGGGGGCTGATTTTGTGGTTCAGCCCTGTACCTCAACCGACGTGGCTGAAGTTTGTAAAGCCCAAAACATCGCCTGGATGCCCGGGGCTATGACCGTTTCTGAAGTATACAATGCCACGCAGTTGGGGGCCGAAATCGTGAAGATATTTCCGGGAAATGTGGTTGGCTCGGGATTTGTCAAAGCGTTGAAAGGGCCTTTGCCACGCGTCAAAGTAATGGTGACCGGAGGAGTGGAACCTACGCCGGAAAGCCTGAAAGAGTGGTTTGGTGCGGGAGTGACGGCAGTTGGTATCGGCTCACAGCTGTTTCCGAAAGCGACGGTCGAAGCCGGAAATTTTGAAGAAATCACCCAAAAGATAAATACGTTACTAAACTTTTACCAAACCCTCGTTACAACTACATAG
- a CDS encoding MFS transporter, with protein MEKIGNYRWTICGLVFFATTINYLDRQVISLLKSTLSEELNWNDGDYANIEIAFKLFYAFGMLGAGRLVDKLGTKIGYAVATTLWSIAAVAHALVNTVFGFALVRSALGITEAGNFPAAIKTVAEWFPKKERAFATGIFNSGTNFGAIIAPLSVPFIAAEMGWQWAFIITGMLGFVWLVLWLVFYEVPSKSPKLSKAEYDYIHSDAAEVLADKNDVNKPQVSWFKLLSYRQTWAFAIGKLLTDPIWWFYLFWLPDFLQSQYKLTGTQIAIPVAVVYTLSTFGSVLGGYLPMYLIKIGWPVFRARKTSMLIYALCVSPIIFSQILGSIDMWYAVCVIGFAAAAHQAWSANIFTTVSDMFPKYTTASVTGIGGMFGALGGILLSALVQKNMFVYYRSINQIETAYYIMFFVCGAAYVLAWTIMHFLVPKMKPVDL; from the coding sequence ATGGAAAAAATCGGTAATTATCGCTGGACAATTTGCGGTCTGGTATTTTTCGCAACAACCATTAATTACCTTGACAGGCAGGTAATCAGCTTATTGAAGTCCACACTTTCGGAAGAGCTGAACTGGAACGACGGAGACTACGCCAACATCGAAATTGCCTTTAAACTGTTTTATGCGTTCGGGATGCTCGGCGCCGGGCGTTTGGTGGATAAACTGGGCACCAAAATAGGCTATGCCGTTGCCACTACTTTATGGAGTATTGCCGCTGTAGCGCACGCCCTGGTGAATACCGTTTTTGGGTTTGCCCTCGTACGGTCGGCCCTCGGTATTACAGAAGCCGGCAACTTCCCTGCGGCCATCAAGACCGTAGCGGAATGGTTTCCCAAAAAAGAGCGCGCCTTTGCGACAGGAATCTTTAACTCAGGTACCAATTTCGGCGCCATTATAGCCCCGCTTTCGGTGCCGTTCATCGCGGCTGAAATGGGCTGGCAATGGGCATTTATCATCACGGGGATGCTGGGTTTTGTATGGTTGGTTCTTTGGCTGGTTTTTTATGAAGTGCCGAGCAAAAGTCCCAAACTTTCAAAAGCCGAATACGATTACATCCACTCTGACGCCGCGGAAGTACTGGCCGACAAAAACGATGTCAATAAACCACAGGTGTCTTGGTTTAAGTTACTGAGTTATCGTCAAACCTGGGCGTTTGCCATTGGTAAGCTGCTTACTGATCCTATCTGGTGGTTTTATCTTTTCTGGCTGCCGGATTTCCTGCAAAGCCAATATAAGCTTACGGGTACCCAAATCGCCATTCCGGTGGCGGTAGTGTATACCCTTTCCACCTTTGGCAGTGTGTTAGGCGGTTATTTGCCTATGTACCTCATCAAAATAGGTTGGCCGGTGTTCAGAGCGCGTAAAACATCCATGCTTATTTATGCTCTTTGCGTTTCGCCGATTATTTTCTCCCAGATTTTAGGTAGTATCGACATGTGGTATGCCGTTTGTGTCATTGGATTTGCGGCAGCAGCTCACCAGGCGTGGAGCGCCAATATCTTCACTACGGTGTCGGATATGTTCCCTAAATACACGACCGCTTCCGTCACCGGAATCGGCGGGATGTTTGGTGCTTTGGGTGGGATTTTACTTTCGGCCCTGGTGCAGAAAAATATGTTTGTGTATTACCGTTCCATCAACCAAATCGAAACGGCCTATTACATCATGTTTTTTGTGTGCGGTGCTGCCTACGTGTTGGCGTGGACCATTATGCACTTCCTGGT